aaataaaaaaacatgCGGAGGCGAGAACACCAGTATTTCTAAATTGTATGTCAGTAGCATTTTGACATATATTAATGCTAAGTCAATTTAGGGAGCAAGCACAAAGAAGCAAGAACAGAAAATGTTCCTTGCAACTTTGGCACCATGTTGATAGCTGAGTTGTGTAACATGTAAACATAGACAGGGTTTGTAcccttgttttgaaaatgaaaagtttagataCGTCTTtgcatcatatttttttttaaatctaggtTTGTTGCAATGGTTTACACATATCAAATTACTAATTAATATCCAAGTACTTTCTTTTTTTCCCTTCTTTTTACCAAAATGacgtccatgtccctttaatagGCAGCTGAATGGTTTTCATTAATTGGAAGATAGTAATAGCAGAGACACTGTATAATTGTTGCATACTTAGTGACAacgaaatgaaatattttagttaCCTGACAACTCTGAAACTTTTGTCATAGTAGGATACTTCCAGATGGTTAGCTGATTCAGAGCAAACCCATGACTAGATATCAACTCTTTGTAATTCTTTGACCACAGCAGAGCACAAACCTATAAAAAATATCGgaattttaaacaaagaaaaagaaTTTGACACTCCAACTGACAAAGCTGTATGGGGACCAGTTGACATTTCACACTGCCTTATAGATCTGTAACAGaatgtaataaaaacaagaggcccatgggctatatcgctcacctgagtcacctcaaatcatatttaaagattttccctacatattcgcatgtaaaactttgatccctattgtggccccaacctacccctgggggccatgatttgaacaaacttgaatctgcactatgtcaggaggctttcatgtaaatgtcaacttctttggcccaatggttctcggacatcgcattatgatgaaaaatgtAGATATGTGCCATGAGTCCTGTTCACCtttaggggtgattaaattgaattccaagtatgaggtttttgttattcatttatctaaaaaaaaaaagattggagtctatgttttaccaagtcttctggtagttatttttatcagaatcataagaatgtcctatctaaattaatttattgtcatattgaggtcgggttgtagtgatgacacaaAAGCACTgctcaccgcgtagacgattatcaaaaaagttcatggggctcgtgatcgtgctgcttataaaaccatgagtccaGGATTCGGCTTTTAgactgtggattttttacccacaggctaaaattagctcaTGGTAGAAAatgttaatttcgacccctgtgtatattagtatgtaaaattttgatcccttattgtggccccatcctacacccagAATCTTGAATCTGTTAGGAagcttttcatgtaaatgtaaacttctttggccctatggttcttgagaagaagatttttaaagattttccttatatatttctatataaaactttgatcccctattgtgaccccaccatTCCCctaagggccatgattttaacaaacttgaatctgcactatgtcaggaaacttcatgtaaatgtaaacctttctggcccagtgattcttcagaagatttttaatgattttccctaatatttgtatgtaaaactaggatcctctattgtggccccaccctacctccggaggccatgattttaacaacttaaatttgcacaatttcaggaagctttcatgtaaatttgcactttcctgatccagtggttcttgagaagaagatttttgaatgatcctaccctaattttgcatttttgtgattacctcccctttTAAGGAggcatagcccttcatttgtaaaaacttgaaagcccatcacccaaggatgctttgtgccaagtttgattgaaattggcccaatgattctggagaagaagatgaaaatgtgaaaagtttacaacgacagacaacggacaaattttggatcagaaaagttcacttgagccttcaactcaggtgagctagaaACTGAGAAAGAAGTTATCTTGAACATTTCACTGAAGCACAACCTGGAGTCTACTTGTGTTCCTGTGACAACACAAGCAGTGAAGTTTGTAGTTACCAGTGACTCCTGTTCATGTGACTACACTAAGCAGTGAAGTTTGTAGTTACCAGTGACTCCTGTTCATGTGACTGCACTAAGCAGTAAAGTTTGTAGTTACCTGTGACTATGTGTACCTGTGACTACACTAAGCAGTCATGTTTGTAGTTACCAGTGACTATGTGTACCTGTGACCATGCTATTCCTGTACTAACCTGTGACTTAGTATCCACACGGTCTACACATGTTCCTGTACTAACCTGTGACTTAGTATCCACACGGTCTACACGTTCCTGTACTAACCTGTGACTTAGTATCCACACGGTCTACACAGGTTCCTGTACTAACCTGTGACTTAGTATCCACACGGTCTACACATGTTCCTGTACTAACCTGTGACTTAGTATCCACACTGTCTACACATATTCCTGTACTAACCTGTGACTTAGTATCCACACTGTCTACACATGTTCCTGTACTACAGTTCCAGAATCGGATGTGTCTGTCTGCGGTGCCTCCACCACTGGCCAGAAGATGAGGTTGCCAAGGACACCAAGCCAATGCCTACAAAAAATGTAGGACGAAGTGATCTACACTGGATATAGAAGTTTAGGATAAGggatgaaaaaaatataaataaatcaccATTCTTCCTATTGGTCAAGTGAGAATATGGAGCACTCTTTCCTAAGAAGTTTTCATGCTCCATCCCACAATAAATTTAAATTACTTTGACAGCAGCCTGGTGTTGAGAAAACGTATACACTGGTGATGTGTCAGTGAGGGTACTGCCAATCTGAGCAGACCAAATGTTCAGAAGATTGTCGTTCCCTCCACTGGCTAGGAACTTCCCATCTGGGGACCACTTCAACCCACACACCTCCTGGGTGTGTCCTAGAAGTGTGCCAACATGGTGTTCTGCCACCCTAACATCGTGATGGTGAATAGCTCCACTCCGTGAACCACTGTAATCCAATGCAAGTACAATTGTCCATAAGTTCATTCAAATGTACTAGTATATTAATAACATATTTGATAAACCAAACGATACTTCTTAAAATATTTGAGCaattttcatacaaaacaaGACTACATGCATTTCCTTAACCATACCTGCTCAGAATATAGGAGTTCCATGACAAAGCCCCCACTCTGTTAGCATGACCTGCCATGTTGCGTAGCCTTTTCTTTACGGCAACGTCCCacaactgaagaaaaaaaatatcaaattactgaagtgtaaattcttttgtgtgtgtatatatatatatacatacacacacacatatatacctTGCATTAGATCACTATTGGTGGATAATTTTAATCAATCGAATCAAAGGTGTGCAACAATCTGCAAAATGGaaacattatacaatgattAACATCAATTAAGGAATGAAAGTTTTACTCATCTTATATAATGTAAGGTAAATTGGGAACTTGGGACAATTTATGCATGATAAACCACAAAGTGAGTTGTTGAtgacaagaggtccatgggccacatcgctcacctgagtcaccttggtccatatcagaagattttccatatctatttgcatgtaaaaccatagtccctattatgcccccaaaccttcccctggaggccatggtttttgcaaacttgaatctacactatgtcagaaagctttcatgtaaatgtgaacttctttggtccaatggttcttgagaagaagatttttaaagattttccctatatatttgtatgtaaaactttgatcccctattgtggccccatcctaccccaggggggcatgattttaacaaacctgaatctgcactatatcagaaagctttcatataaatctcagcttttctggcttagtggttctgggaaaaagatttttaaagatttttcctatatatttgtatgtaaaactttgacccctattgtggccccatccgacccccgggggccatgatcttaacaatttataatctgcactatatcaggaagctttcatataaacctcagcttttctggctcagtggttcttcagaagaagattttaaaagatttttcctataaatttgtatgtaaaactttgatgcccccttgatgccccatccaatccccggggtccatgattttaacaaacttgaatctgcactatatcaaaaaaaaaacacgaaaaaaaaaaaaaacaaacaacaaaaaaaactttgaccccctattgtggccccatccgattcccgggggccatgattttaacaatttagaatctgtactatatcaggaagctttcatataaatctcagcttatctggctcagtggttcttgggaagaagacttttaaagatttttcctatatatttgtatgtaaaactttgatcccctattgtggccccatctgacccccgggggccatgattttaacaatttagaatctgcattatataaggaagctttcatataaatctcagcttttctggctcagtgcctcttgagaagaacatttttaaagattttccctatatatttgtatgtaagactttgatcccctattgtggccccatccgacccccgggggccaggattttaacaatttagaatttgcattatataaggaagctttcatataaatctcagcttttctggctcagtggttcttcagaagaagatttttaaagatttttcctataaatttgtatgtaaaactttgatcccctattgtggccccatccgacccccggggagcatgattttaacaatttagaatctacactacctaaggaagctttcatataaatttcatcttttctagcccagtggttcttgagaagaagattttttaatgaccctaccctatttttaccttttcttgattatctccccttggaaggtagcctggccctttattttaacaatttagaattccctttacctaaggatgctttgtgccaactttggttgaaattggccctgtggtttttgagaagaagttaaaaatgttaaaagtttaaagacggacggacgccggaatatgggtgatcagaaaagatcacttgagctaaaaaccaGGAGCAGATCCAGGTAATTCAGAGGGGTAAGCAATCTCTGCTCCAAAATAATGGATCTCAGACCCTTTCATCATATCAATTTTAGCTGTGGATTGACTTTTTAATCTTAGTTATAATTGCTGAGGATCATTTGTTGTGGCTTTTAATTTGTGACCTATCTGACTGTTGACGCAGAATTATCTAattcatttttcatgtacaatttAGCTCAACTCAATTCTCATTGAAGATCTTATTAAATTTCATGGAATGGTTTTAGGAACTGCCATTTTTTGTCTCTTTTAAATTATTACACAGATTAATTTAGTGAAAGACAAACCAGAGACTGTCACTGTTCAGAATTCATCTAATAATGGAGTCAGTGACAAAAGAGATGTTGGAATTGCACAAGATGCCCTAAACATATTGACCATAAAAAATATTAGGGATGGCAGTGGAaaaattgttgttgttgtcggttcctttttatttctgtGCAGAATTACAGGTagtgtccacactagtgggcccccttccaTGTATCTGGCTagctgcacgcatggcagatctcacctcagatctccattctTTCCGGTTTTGAGGGTCGGAAGTAGAGAGCTTCCATTCTCTACGATCTTTCTCCGTCAGCTCTCTCCAAGATAGCATTGGCGGACCAACTCTACGTCTGTCTCCCAGGAACTTGTATGTCTAGAGCGCACTTGACTGCACTGCTGGATCTGACATCATGGCCATACCAGAGGAGTCTCCTTTCCCTTAAGATGAGGTTAAGGTCATCAATACCAAGCCGCCCCAGCAATTCAGTTGAACTTACAGTGGCCACATCTTCAGGCTTGGTGTTACagatctgtcttatcatggcCCTGTCATTGCGTAGTAGGCGATGAAGATTTGGCTTGGTCAGTGCCCAGGTCTCACTGGCATGGAGCATAGCACTACGTACGCAGGTGTTATACACTCGACCACGGGTCTTCTACGACAGGTGACGTGATGTCAGGACCGATagttaaaaattaaattgcagttaaaaatccatacctttttTTATTTGGACTTTGCTGTGCTCAGCTAAAACAGCCTTAGTCATTGTCTTTAGCCACCAGAATGTGACCCTCGATGTAATGTTATTACATGTTAGTATACTTCAGCCAGCTAAAGGTTCAGCGCCAACACTTTTATTCTATGTTAATATCAcctatattatgtattttttttaaattttcattacatattttatttttatcctTCATTTATTTTCTGTAATACAGCACTTCCTCTTGCATTCATTGTCAATATTCACCGCTGAAATCATTCCCCTGGGAATTGCTTGCTTAATGAAACTTCTGATCTATTCCACTCTTATTTGAGGATCACTAAATTTATGTTTCATCTTTTCCAACCTGAAGCaactccatcctcatgtgaaaTCATAGacatttttgcaaaatcttgaatttataaaactttgtgcatgttaaaaatatatcttttgtaGGAATTTTACTCATTGGGTACAACAACAAACTAGTACAAGTATTTTAAACCccaaaaaaagttaaaattttctgTAATAAAAAATGTTGTAAATGGTAATAACTCATGTGCCTACATTTTCTCTATTGCATATCTCTTATACAGAGATTACCCCGATTATGCTGATATCCACAATcaattctgatatatttatatagcaattttTTGAAACTGCAAACATTAAAACTTTGTCTAGAAACCTTGACTCTGTTTAAGTGACtgaaattctgtttcatatcacACCAGTTCTGCAATCTTTGTATCATAATCcttcattacatgtatctatctcaGGTAAACTCAGCTAGGGAATTAAGGAAAATTCTACCTCTCAGACAAGATTCTCTGTTTACAACTCAGCAAAGCCTTGTCCTAGACTACAAATCTTGTTCCCCTCAGATGAATCTTCCAATCCCACACCCGTACTACTGAAGGATTCCATTAGTCACAAAGTTATGACCAAAACAATTTGTACAGACAAATGGACAAGACACCCATATCATTTACTTACTTGCACTTCCCCATTGCTGGTTCCCACAGCCAGAAAGTTGCCCTCCTTGATCCAGGACACAGCCCCTACATACTGGTCAGAACTTTCCATCTGCAGCAGCTGCTCAATCTCCCCTGTGGCTGCATTCCAGAGGTACACACTCCCCCCCAGACACACAGCCAGGAGATTGTTACATGACCAGTCAAGCAGGTTCAGGTCTAAAAACAAATGCTATAGCATTAAGGATTAACCTAGCAATTTTTTCTATGGAAAGAACAATTTTATCTATGCAATTGATTTTCAGTCATACAGTCTTTCTCTTTTCCAACCGAATTAGTTATGGTGCAAAGCTGCCAGTATACTCCGATCATAAGTTTGCAGGGGGTAtgagtatatattttttttgcatTAATTTACACtaaaattgcaaatttttgctaaataaggtaaattttGTAGCTTTCAATACTAAAAATCATGATCTCTATCTTATACTCTTCATCTATAACAATTTATGATAATTGTTGCACTTCTAATTTTGTCTACTTAACATTATAGGTCAAATGGTGTAATCTTcataataaatagataaaataatttagTATTTCATTCAAGGtatcaatcgtaactactcggctatttccgaaaccgcaaatgaacctcgtatgtggatcgacgccatcagagttggttgctaCGTATACATATAAacgtaactatgacgtcacagtcgtacgttacacttTGAAACGTGAGCTTTCAAATgtacacatctaaggtattgtagcactatcaatttccacttacatgtttatgtattagagtgaataagacgttaatgataccaaaactgaatctgtggtgaaaatataaataacacattattcaGGGACTCGGTTTTGGCATTTTAACCTCATCTACGGTCGaacttccggcgaagaaatgcattgatttgatgcaattcttgcgccgatccacgtctgAGTCTTCTTACCgcttacggaaaaggacgagcgcgtgatccgattgtcAAGGTACGTCTGGGTGTTTGGCAGGTTTCGGACATACAAATTCTGATTTGTGCACATATCACTAAGATGGCCTTTATCTCACACAGAACTTAACACACTTTATAGAACATTATTCATACATCAGTATGCAAGTTCAAAAtgaactttaaacaatatttagtTATATGCACTTACAATAATCATCAAGGATGTCTGGAGCATCAAGGATACGTTCTGGCACTTGAGGAATGTGACGCATTGTTTTCTTCATGGAGCCAGCAGGCGTCTTGCATGAACTGTACAAAACTCGGAGGTTGTTTTGATatcctaaaatattacaaaagaatatatatatgtttacaaataataatgTAAACACTCCATCCGCTATTAAAAAAGTAAACAAATGTGCACTTTTAGCATTAGAAGTGCAGAGAATTTGAAAGATAtgtaataaaaaggttattATTTGGATATTGGAAAATATGCCCACCCTCCATCATTTTGCAGAAGTAGACTAAGCAACAACCTCCAGTAGGCATATTTCCCCATATTCAGTTGATAAACTATACTCCACTCAAAAACTCTACGATCTTGAAAAATTGAATAAGTTGAGAAAAAAATGTTGTTGGtgtttcatatttatatatgtaaaactccaaagtgcgatggtctgtgccaaaccccgatggtgtgacacgccaaagtgtgatggtacacactcatgcgccaaagtgcaatAGTCTGAcatgccaaagtgcgatggtgtgacacaccgaaatccattggtttgtaaacgacacagtgttttagtacagactgaaccaacccaaccgtgtgttgtttcaccaaaatatcagtgcaaattcatgtataacaagatgtgtttgtgaaacacaaatgcccccgataatggccaattccaaagatggccaaggtcaaaaggacaaatatcttggtaccagtagaaagatcttgtcacaagaaatgctcatgtacaatatgaaagctctaatatttaccatttagaagttatgacctatgtaaataaaataattaaaagtaggtcaaacgtcaaggtcaaaaggtttagtacctacagaaaagtcttgtcacaaggaatactcatgtgaaatatcaaagctctatctcttactgttcaaaagttattagcaaggttaaagttttcaaaaagtaggtcaaacttcaaggtcaaagggtaaaaaatgttggtgccCATGGAAGGGCcgtgtcacaaggaatactcatgtgaaatatcaaagctctatcacttactgttcaaaagttatttgcaaggttaaagttttcaaaaagtaggtcaaactccaaggtcacagggtaaaaaatgttggtacccacggaaaggtcttgtcacaacgAATACttaagtgaaatatcaaagctccatctcttactgttcaaaagttattagcaaggttaaagttttcaaaaagtaggccaaactccaaggtcaaagggtaaaaaatgttgatacctaTGGAagggtcttgtcacaaggaatactcatgtgaaatatcaaagctctatctcttactgttcaaaagttatgagcaaggttaaagttttgaaaaagtaggtcaaactccaaggtcaaggtcacagggtcaaaaatgttggtacccacggaaaggtcttgtcacaacgaatattcatgtgaaatatcaaagctctatcacttactgttcaaaagttattagcaaggttaaagtttcagacagaatgacagaattacagataggacaaaaacaatatgcccccgatcttcgatctcgggggcataaaaagtaagaagttcaacttatttcattaccatctagTAAGTTatcgtgttattaaacacaaattttccaacgcgaaatcgtatagaatgttttgcattatagcatatcCCCAGGATTTTATTACGTGTGCGttacaagtaataaatgatcatgaattaaagaatgtttgggcgaagtagatacatgtagttcgacaacaaatgtactttgccgttctcaaTATCCTCAAACTTGTAtaccttgccgttgctgtcaTCCGTGTTGCATTTattcggttttattttgaaagacgttaacaATGATAtcacaatgacgtgacgtcacaaacgttactgaactacacaccatcggactttggagTGGCCATCACACTTTGGCGTCTGTAaggttaacaaaccatcgcgcTTTGGCACAGACCATAGCACTTTGGAACAACCATAGTACTTTagagtattatatatatatctttatatgaATCATAAACATCCAAAATTTCATTCCTATTGCATTATTTTCCCAGACGTAAATCATTCTCACAGGTGCAAAACACCAGAGAAATactatttttgaaattgaaggcAACTTGTAGACCTACTCCAAAACTGCTTGAATACTAAAATTGAGGAAATGCTGTGGTTAACTCAGTGCAAGATGTAACCTGCTTTACCATCTTATAACAACATGCAAAATTAAATGTCAAAAAAATATTGCACACTGCCTAATAGTGACAAGCAAAGATGAGTTTCACACATTGAAAAAACAGTTATATTTCAGCTTCAAAGTATCTAAACAttactttctttaaaaatcaacaaaataaaaaaaattctatctcCTGAGTATTGACCCAATTTTGTAAAGTTCTGCAAGCCAACAAAACAATCCCATAGTTTTTGTTCGACTGAATGCATATTGTTGCTGGGCATGATATCTTTTTACTCCACCTCTGATGGGTTTTTTAATGAAATGCTGGCTAATGATTGGTCATTGTTGTGAAGtatatggtatacatgtatattaaatattgtaatttaCAAGTACCTTCTGGTGCACTAGGTGCTTTAGTCTTGTATGATATGATTTTATTGTTGGAGATATCTGTTCCATTCAGGTTTTCACTCATTAATTTCTGATATTCTTTCTGTGAAGGGCTCAACAGATTGTCTGCATCACTATTGCTAGCACTGTCAGTAGTTATTTTGAAGTGCCCTAGTTCAAACTGAGTAGCACTACGATTAGGTATGAATCGATCGCCACCACTTGGTGTTTTAGGAGCTTTGGATCCTCCAGGTGTCCTTGCTGGATCTGTTATAAAAAATAGAACCATTCgtaaattgtataatttcaaaCATAAGGCTCTgcaataacatacatgtaggtattttaaaatatgtttacatcTATGAATTCGACATGGATTTGTTAGTGTATTTGAgagttttcattgtttttttttttttttggttatcaaatattttctttgctTGGAAATTGTCACTTAAATTTAACATGAGGTAAACTTGAATACAAAATTACTGAAAGATTTTGGTGTCTTTGCTGATGGTGTCTTTGGATTGTTGGTGGAGCGGTTGAGATTCTTCATGGGAGTTTTGGCTGTTGTGCTGATATTGAGGGAATTGTTGACAGACTGGTTAAATTCCGTCTTTCTTTCAAAACGCATACTTGGCCCTTTCGTTATTGGTCCATCCATTCTTAACACGCTATTCAGTTCATTCTCAAAATTAAAATGTGACATTTTTCCCCACACTTCTGAGTGCCTTCTTTTAATTCTTTGAACCACAGAAAAAAGGATCACTGTCACCTGTTCACATACTGTTTATCCTACAATGATAGATTATAAATGAAGAGAACCATGAATAATGAATATATACGAAGAGCCCTTGCAAAGATatcaggcctggaggttataaaactttaaccATACTCAGCCATGTTTGCTTTGAGTACAACCCTGAGCAAGCTTCGAAACATACTCGAAAAGTCTCGACTcagagcatgtactccatttgagcaTATTGAGTATGAggataattttataaaagtttatattaaaccttcacttttgagtatgagtacgatttagagtaCGGAGTTCAAGTATGAAAATGTGCTCAAAacagttttataacctccagaccAGATCaacaaattgaaaatttgaaatgaaatactaAGATAGTACTATTGAATATGAGGTTTATAAAGATTAgatattcaaaattaattcttttgtCACATGTTACACATTTAATAATACTTCATCCATATATATATCTGATAGAATTGAATTGTGTCATTAAAGCCAGTGACTCCGCTTGTATGCTTACATTTGATCTCATATTCATTGGATACAAACGCAGTGATTGGGAAGGCCATGCGCCCTGCGACATAGTCACATTCAGGTGAAAATTGGTGCATTAACTTATCTAATCCATGCGCCAAAGTcaggctttcaagtgacattttgcaaaacataagggccatttttagggcaaaattatccaaaaataagggttaaatttacaaatcaataggaaagaaaaaatgttttactcaccatttgcaaaagcaataatacaaaaactaattacccactcagaagatcataccagtggtcatcaacagccatattcggcattcagcacaaaccatgTTATAATTCAGGTAGACTCCCATGGCTCACAATCAATGCCGAATATAGGTGATAACCATCAAGATGTCttctgagatgtacatttaatcaacatattcattttctaaaagtatactaagactaaatttaataaattccaacacttactttatgtcaaatttatttgaactttcaaaatttgaaaatgtaggaattttaacaaaaaattagggcttttttaggattctaaagctcaaataaggaaaataagggctgttgtagaaaaataagggCCCGCTTGAAAGCCTGCAAAGTGTGCATTCATTATCGATTGTAATTTAcgttgtttttcttcttctctagaaT
This genomic window from Ostrea edulis chromosome 4, xbOstEdul1.1, whole genome shotgun sequence contains:
- the LOC125671682 gene encoding cell division cycle protein 20 homolog, yielding MSHFNFENELNSVLRMDGPITKGPSMRFERKTEFNQSVNNSLNISTTAKTPMKNLNRSTNNPKTPSAKTPKSFNPARTPGGSKAPKTPSGGDRFIPNRSATQFELGHFKITTDSASNSDADNLLSPSQKEYQKLMSENLNGTDISNNKIISYKTKAPSAPEGYQNNLRVLYSSCKTPAGSMKKTMRHIPQVPERILDAPDILDDYYLNLLDWSCNNLLAVCLGGSVYLWNAATGEIEQLLQMESSDQYVGAVSWIKEGNFLAVGTSNGEVQLWDVAVKKRLRNMAGHANRVGALSWNSYILSSGSRSGAIHHHDVRVAEHHVGTLLGHTQEVCGLKWSPDGKFLASGGNDNLLNIWSAQIGSTLTDTSPVYTFSQHQAAVKALAWCPWQPHLLASGGGTADRHIRFWNCSTGTCVDSVDTKSQVCALLWSKNYKELISSHGFALNQLTIWKYPTMTKVSELSGHTARVLHMAMSPDGQTVVSAGADETLRIWKCFTLDEQKKAAQKSAISKDKKSVFSMTSIR